The proteins below are encoded in one region of Mycobacterium shinjukuense:
- the hypE gene encoding hydrogenase expression/formation protein HypE — translation MSTSAGDHLRSGPRLTEGEVIERIESFRRRRPRLRDDHITLAHGAGGKASAALVDAVFLEAFCNPMLESLGDGAVLGLPGGERIALSTDSFVVAPRRFPGGSIGTLAVHGTCNDLAMTGAVPCWLSAAFVLEEGFPIAELREIVADMAAAAAAAGVQIVTGDTKVVPKGAADGMFVATAGVGVIPAGRQLSAESVRAGDRVLLSGSMGDHGMAVMLARGDLAIEADIASDTASVSPLVERLMTAAPSTRWLRDATRGGVGTVCNELARACGLGVLLEEARLPVRPTVNGACELLGIDPLYVANEGKFVAVVAPEQAEAGLAALRSHPLGADAAVIGEIVAEPAESVALRTGFGGTRIVDMLVGDPLPRIC, via the coding sequence ATGAGCACGTCGGCCGGCGACCACCTGCGGTCCGGGCCGCGGTTGACCGAAGGCGAGGTGATCGAGCGCATCGAGTCGTTCCGTCGGCGCCGGCCCCGGTTGCGCGACGACCACATCACCCTGGCGCATGGGGCCGGCGGTAAAGCCTCGGCGGCCTTGGTCGACGCGGTGTTCCTGGAGGCGTTTTGCAACCCGATGCTGGAGTCGCTCGGTGATGGCGCGGTCCTGGGCCTGCCCGGTGGCGAGCGGATCGCACTGTCCACCGATTCTTTTGTGGTGGCGCCCAGACGTTTTCCCGGCGGTTCGATCGGCACCCTCGCCGTGCACGGCACCTGCAACGACCTGGCGATGACCGGCGCGGTGCCGTGTTGGCTCTCGGCGGCGTTCGTGCTCGAAGAGGGCTTCCCGATCGCCGAGCTGCGCGAGATCGTCGCCGACATGGCCGCCGCGGCCGCCGCCGCCGGTGTGCAGATCGTCACCGGCGACACCAAGGTGGTGCCCAAGGGTGCGGCCGACGGCATGTTCGTCGCCACCGCCGGCGTCGGCGTCATTCCCGCCGGGCGTCAGCTGTCGGCCGAATCGGTGCGCGCCGGCGACCGGGTGCTGCTGTCGGGGTCGATGGGCGACCACGGCATGGCGGTCATGCTCGCCCGCGGCGACCTGGCCATCGAGGCCGACATCGCTTCGGACACCGCATCGGTCAGCCCGCTGGTGGAGCGGCTGATGACGGCCGCCCCATCCACCCGCTGGCTGCGCGACGCGACCCGCGGCGGGGTGGGCACCGTCTGCAACGAACTGGCCCGGGCCTGCGGTCTTGGCGTGCTGCTCGAGGAGGCCCGACTTCCGGTGCGGCCGACGGTCAACGGTGCGTGTGAGTTGCTCGGCATCGATCCCCTCTACGTCGCCAACGAGGGCAAGTTCGTCGCCGTCGTCGCGCCGGAGCAGGCCGAGGCCGGGCTGGCCGCGCTGCGCTCGCATCCGCTGGGCGCCGATGCGGCCGTGATCGGGGAAATCGTGGCCGAGCCGGCCGAAAGCGTCGCGTTGCGAACCGGATTCGGCGGTACCCGGATCGTCGACATGCTGGTCGGCGACCCGCTGCCGCGAATCTGCTGA
- a CDS encoding HypC/HybG/HupF family hydrogenase formation chaperone, with protein MCLGIPGRIVEIADSANYLARVDVSGVRRAISVRLLEDDMPEPGDWVLIHVGFAMAKIDETEALLTLAAIKQLGDAYSTEMRAFDSSEIT; from the coding sequence ATGTGCCTTGGGATTCCGGGGCGGATCGTCGAGATCGCCGATTCGGCAAACTATTTGGCGAGGGTTGACGTCAGCGGTGTGCGGCGGGCCATCAGCGTGCGGCTGCTGGAAGACGACATGCCCGAACCGGGCGACTGGGTGCTGATCCACGTCGGCTTCGCGATGGCCAAGATCGACGAAACCGAAGCGTTGCTCACCTTGGCCGCGATCAAACAGCTCGGCGACGCGTATTCCACCGAGATGCGGGCCTTCGATTCATCTGAAATAACTTGA
- the hypD gene encoding hydrogenase formation protein HypD produces MKFVDEFRDPTAARKLLAAIEHMAGEGEHVKFMEVCGGHTHTIYRHGIERLLPGNVELVHGPGCPVCVIPMGRIDDAMWLAGQPGVIFTCFGDMMRVPGSAGSLLDAKARGADVRFVYSPLDALKLALDNPGRQVVFFAVGFETTAPSTAVTLVRARDLGLSNFSVFCNHVTIVPPIRAILESPDLRLSGFIGPGHVSTVVGIRPYRFVSEVYRKPLVVSGFEPLDILAAVAMLLRQIREGRCEVENQYTRVVPERGNPAALALMGTVFALRPHFEWRGLGFIAHSALRLHEDFADFDAERRFAMPGVRVADPKACQCGEVLKGVLKPWECKVFGTACTPETPIGTCMVSPEGACAAYYNFGRVHRPVARSGRPADG; encoded by the coding sequence ATGAAATTCGTTGACGAATTCCGCGATCCGACGGCCGCCCGCAAACTGCTGGCAGCCATCGAACACATGGCCGGCGAGGGTGAACACGTCAAGTTCATGGAGGTGTGCGGCGGGCACACCCACACCATTTACCGGCACGGCATCGAACGGCTGCTGCCCGGCAACGTCGAACTGGTGCACGGACCGGGTTGTCCGGTGTGCGTGATCCCGATGGGCCGCATCGACGACGCCATGTGGCTGGCCGGCCAACCCGGCGTGATCTTCACCTGCTTCGGCGACATGATGCGGGTGCCCGGGTCCGCGGGCAGCTTGCTGGACGCCAAGGCCCGCGGCGCCGACGTGCGGTTCGTGTATTCCCCGCTGGACGCGCTCAAGCTCGCGCTCGACAATCCCGGCAGGCAGGTGGTGTTCTTCGCCGTCGGTTTCGAGACCACGGCACCGTCGACCGCGGTGACGCTGGTGCGGGCACGCGATCTGGGCTTGTCCAATTTCAGCGTGTTCTGCAACCACGTCACGATCGTGCCGCCGATCAGGGCCATCCTGGAATCACCGGACCTGCGACTGTCGGGTTTCATCGGTCCCGGGCACGTGTCCACCGTGGTGGGCATCCGACCGTACCGGTTTGTGTCCGAGGTGTACCGGAAACCGTTGGTGGTGTCCGGATTCGAGCCGTTGGACATCCTGGCGGCGGTGGCCATGCTGCTGCGTCAGATCCGCGAGGGCCGGTGCGAAGTGGAAAATCAGTACACGCGGGTGGTGCCCGAGCGGGGAAACCCGGCAGCCCTGGCGTTGATGGGCACGGTGTTCGCGTTACGCCCGCACTTCGAGTGGCGCGGGCTGGGGTTCATCGCGCACAGTGCGCTGCGGTTGCATGAAGACTTCGCGGACTTCGACGCCGAACGACGGTTCGCCATGCCCGGCGTGCGGGTGGCCGACCCCAAGGCGTGTCAATGCGGTGAAGTGCTCAAGGGGGTGCTCAAGCCTTGGGAGTGCAAGGTTTTCGGCACCGCATGCACCCCGGAGACTCCGATCGGGACGTGCATGGTGTCCCCGGAGGGGGCGTGCGCGGCCTACTACAACTTCGGCCGCGTGCACCGGCCGGTGGCGCGCTCCGGTCGACCAGCCGACGGCTGA
- a CDS encoding alkaline phosphatase family protein, whose translation MPGSICDVLPAAAALLEVPGAVDRLALADWVGDVDRIAVVLVDGMGWHLLPELADDAPLLASVVTGDAGRLRQLVCTFPSTTPTSLVSLGTGATPGEHGILGFTVNIPGTNRVLNHIRWRDDPPQAQWQPLPTWFERLTHTGVSARAVLPAWFIGSGLTAAAYRGAQFHPTRRGEDYAQRLADELAAAPGLVFGYIADLDTAAHVFGIGSCQWHAAATVVDTLLTRLVEGLARSAALLITADHGGLNVPDDARVDLDADPRLTAGVRVVAGEPRVRYLHTEPGAASDVLATWREVLGGRANVCGREQAVATGVFGPVHPRHLPRIGDVVVTCTTATAVLATGHEPPETARLIGFHGGATDAEMAIPLIVFRG comes from the coding sequence ATGCCCGGCTCGATCTGCGATGTGCTGCCCGCGGCGGCCGCGCTGCTCGAGGTCCCGGGCGCGGTCGACCGGCTCGCGCTGGCGGATTGGGTGGGCGACGTTGATCGGATCGCGGTGGTGCTCGTCGACGGGATGGGCTGGCACCTGTTACCGGAATTGGCCGACGATGCGCCGCTGCTCGCCTCCGTCGTGACCGGTGACGCCGGGCGGCTCAGGCAGCTGGTCTGCACCTTCCCGTCCACCACACCGACCAGCCTGGTGTCGTTGGGCACCGGCGCCACACCCGGCGAGCACGGCATTCTGGGCTTCACGGTCAACATCCCCGGCACCAACCGGGTGCTCAACCACATCCGGTGGCGCGACGACCCACCGCAGGCCCAATGGCAGCCGCTGCCAACCTGGTTCGAGCGGCTGACGCACACCGGGGTCAGCGCGCGCGCCGTGTTGCCGGCATGGTTCATCGGCAGCGGGTTGACCGCCGCCGCCTATCGGGGCGCGCAGTTTCACCCGACGCGCAGGGGCGAGGACTACGCCCAGCGGCTGGCCGACGAGCTGGCCGCGGCGCCCGGACTGGTCTTTGGCTACATCGCCGACCTGGACACCGCGGCCCACGTGTTCGGTATCGGGTCGTGCCAGTGGCACGCCGCGGCAACGGTTGTCGACACCCTGCTGACCCGGCTGGTCGAGGGGCTGGCGCGGTCGGCGGCGCTGCTGATCACCGCCGATCACGGCGGCCTCAATGTCCCCGACGACGCGCGCGTCGACCTCGACGCCGACCCGCGGCTGACGGCAGGGGTACGCGTGGTCGCCGGCGAGCCGAGGGTGCGCTACCTGCACACCGAGCCGGGCGCCGCCTCCGACGTGCTGGCCACCTGGCGGGAAGTGCTTGGCGGCCGGGCCAACGTGTGCGGTCGCGAGCAGGCCGTGGCCACCGGCGTGTTCGGGCCAGTGCACCCGCGACACCTGCCCCGGATCGGTGACGTCGTCGTCACCTGCACCACCGCGACGGCGGTGCTGGCAACCGGCCACGAGCCTCCGGAAACGGCTCGCCTCATCGGTTTTCACGGCGGGGCCACCGACGCCGAGATGGCCATCCCGTTGATCGTCTTCCGGGGCTGA
- a CDS encoding 3-oxoacyl-ACP reductase, whose translation MAAVDLTRRLAGRVAVITGGGSGIGLAAARRMRAEGARIVVADIDDEAGAAAAEELSGLFVPVDVSDENAVNALFDTAAKTCGSVDIAFNNAGISPPDDDLIEHTELAAWQRVQDVNLKSVFLCCRAALRHMVPAGKGSIINTASFVAVMGSATSQISYTASKGGVVAMSRELGVQFARQGIRVNALCPGPVNTPLLQELFAKDPERAARRMVHVPLGRFAEPDEIAAAVAFLASDDASYITASTFLVDGGISSAYVTPL comes from the coding sequence GTGGCTGCGGTCGATCTCACCCGACGGCTGGCGGGCCGGGTGGCGGTCATCACCGGCGGCGGCAGCGGCATCGGCCTGGCCGCGGCCCGGCGGATGCGCGCCGAGGGCGCGCGGATCGTCGTCGCCGACATCGACGACGAGGCCGGCGCGGCGGCCGCCGAAGAGCTGTCCGGTTTGTTTGTGCCCGTGGATGTTTCCGACGAAAACGCGGTCAACGCGCTGTTCGACACCGCGGCGAAGACCTGCGGCTCGGTCGACATTGCGTTCAACAACGCCGGGATCTCCCCGCCCGACGACGACCTGATCGAACACACCGAGCTTGCGGCGTGGCAGCGGGTCCAAGACGTCAACCTGAAGTCGGTGTTCCTGTGCTGCCGGGCGGCGCTGCGGCACATGGTGCCCGCCGGCAAGGGTTCGATCATCAACACCGCGTCGTTCGTGGCGGTCATGGGTTCGGCGACCTCCCAGATCTCCTACACTGCCTCCAAGGGCGGGGTAGTGGCCATGTCGCGCGAACTGGGTGTGCAGTTCGCCCGTCAGGGCATCCGGGTCAACGCGCTATGCCCGGGGCCGGTCAACACCCCACTGCTGCAAGAGCTTTTCGCCAAGGATCCCGAGCGGGCCGCGCGCCGAATGGTGCACGTGCCGTTGGGCCGGTTCGCCGAACCCGACGAAATCGCCGCCGCGGTAGCGTTTTTAGCCAGCGATGATGCATCGTATATCACCGCATCGACGTTCCTGGTCGACGGCGGCATCAGCTCGGCCTACGTGACCCCGCTGTAG
- a CDS encoding aldehyde dehydrogenase family protein: MGTVQVINPATEELLRSVEQVDAAAVDDAVPRARAAQRRWARLAPARRAAALRAFAAAVEAHIDELAALEVANCGHPIASAEWEAGHVRDVLTFYAASPERLSGKQIPVAGGLDVTFHEPIGVVGVIAPWNFPMVIASWGIAPALAAGNAVLVKPAEPTPLTTIRLGELAAQAGLDEDLLQVLPGRGSVVGERLVSHPDVGKIVFTGSTQVGKRVMAGAAAQVKRVTLELGGKSANIIFEDCDLERAAATAPAGVFDNAGQDCCARSRILVQRSVYHRFMELLEPAVRGVVVGDPRSRDTEMGPLISAAHRDKVASYVPDDAPVAFRGTAPSGRGFWFPPTVLTPKRTDRTVTEEIFGPVVTVLPFDDEADAIALANDTPYGLSGSIWTDDLSRALRVSRAVESGNLSVNSHSSVRYHTPFGGFKQSGLGRELGPGAPLQFTETKNVFIAISEEG; the protein is encoded by the coding sequence ATGGGCACCGTGCAGGTGATCAACCCGGCGACCGAGGAGCTGCTGCGGTCGGTGGAGCAGGTCGATGCCGCCGCCGTGGACGACGCGGTACCGCGTGCGCGGGCGGCCCAGCGCCGCTGGGCACGGCTGGCGCCGGCGCGGCGGGCGGCCGCACTGCGGGCGTTCGCCGCCGCTGTGGAAGCCCACATCGATGAGCTGGCCGCGCTCGAGGTCGCCAACTGCGGACACCCGATCGCGTCCGCCGAGTGGGAAGCCGGCCATGTCCGCGACGTGTTGACGTTCTACGCCGCCAGCCCGGAACGCTTGTCCGGCAAACAGATTCCCGTCGCCGGTGGGCTCGACGTCACCTTCCACGAACCGATCGGTGTGGTCGGGGTGATCGCGCCGTGGAATTTCCCGATGGTGATCGCGTCCTGGGGGATCGCGCCCGCGCTGGCCGCCGGCAACGCGGTGCTGGTCAAACCCGCCGAACCGACGCCGCTCACCACGATCCGGCTGGGTGAGCTGGCCGCGCAGGCCGGTCTGGACGAGGACCTGCTGCAGGTGCTGCCGGGACGGGGCTCGGTGGTCGGCGAACGCCTCGTCAGCCATCCGGACGTCGGCAAGATCGTGTTCACCGGGTCCACCCAGGTCGGTAAGCGGGTGATGGCCGGTGCGGCGGCCCAGGTCAAACGGGTGACGCTGGAGCTCGGCGGCAAAAGCGCAAACATCATCTTCGAGGACTGCGACCTGGAACGAGCGGCGGCCACCGCGCCGGCCGGGGTGTTCGACAACGCCGGGCAGGACTGTTGTGCCCGCAGCCGGATCCTGGTGCAGCGCAGCGTCTACCACCGGTTCATGGAGCTGCTCGAACCTGCGGTTCGCGGCGTCGTCGTCGGGGACCCGCGATCCCGCGACACCGAGATGGGTCCGCTGATATCGGCCGCTCACCGTGACAAGGTGGCCTCATACGTGCCCGACGACGCCCCCGTCGCGTTTCGCGGCACCGCACCGTCTGGACGTGGATTCTGGTTTCCTCCAACGGTTCTCACTCCAAAGCGCACCGACCGAACCGTTACCGAGGAGATCTTCGGTCCGGTGGTCACGGTGCTGCCGTTCGACGACGAGGCGGACGCCATCGCGTTGGCCAACGACACCCCCTACGGGCTGTCCGGATCGATCTGGACCGACGATTTGTCCCGCGCGCTGCGGGTGTCCCGGGCGGTCGAGTCCGGCAATCTTTCGGTGAATTCGCATTCGTCGGTGCGCTACCACACCCCGTTCGGCGGGTTCAAGCAGTCGGGCCTGGGTCGCGAGCTCGGGCCGGGCGCGCCGCTGCAATTTACCGAAACCAAGAACGTGTTCATCGCCATCTCGGAGGAGGGCTAG
- a CDS encoding gamma-glutamyl-gamma-aminobutyrate hydrolase family protein: MALNASRSGPIVGLTTYLDRAQTGVWDVSASFLPAQYVQGVTMAGGIAVLLPPQQVSPDAAGRVLDRLDGLVITGGKDVDPARYGQQPHPETDRPGVVRDAWEFALLRGALQRGLPVLGICRGAQLLNVACGGTLHQHLPDVLGHDGHRAGNAVFSSLPVRTVPGTRLAALIGESAEVRCYHHQAIADVGDPLVVSAWDGDGVAEALELPGENFVIAVQWHPEETLDDLRLFAAVVDAARSYAGR; the protein is encoded by the coding sequence GTGGCTTTGAACGCCTCTAGATCGGGGCCGATCGTGGGCCTGACCACCTACCTGGACCGCGCGCAGACCGGGGTGTGGGACGTGTCGGCGAGCTTCCTGCCCGCCCAGTACGTCCAGGGTGTCACCATGGCCGGCGGTATCGCGGTGCTGCTGCCGCCGCAGCAGGTGAGCCCCGACGCTGCCGGCAGGGTGCTCGACCGCCTGGACGGCCTGGTGATCACCGGGGGCAAGGACGTCGACCCTGCCCGTTATGGCCAGCAGCCGCATCCGGAAACCGACCGGCCGGGCGTCGTCCGCGACGCCTGGGAGTTCGCGCTGCTGCGGGGGGCGTTGCAACGGGGGCTGCCGGTGCTGGGCATCTGCCGCGGCGCGCAGCTGCTCAACGTCGCATGCGGCGGGACGCTGCACCAGCACTTGCCGGATGTGCTGGGCCACGACGGACATCGGGCAGGCAACGCGGTGTTCAGCTCGTTGCCGGTGCGCACGGTGCCGGGGACCCGGCTGGCCGCGCTGATCGGGGAGTCCGCCGAGGTTCGCTGCTACCACCATCAGGCGATCGCCGATGTCGGCGATCCCCTGGTGGTCAGCGCGTGGGACGGCGACGGCGTTGCCGAGGCGCTGGAGCTGCCCGGGGAGAACTTCGTGATTGCCGTGCAGTGGCACCCGGAGGAGACGTTGGACGATCTGCGGCTGTTCGCGGCGGTGGTGGACGCCGCCCGGTCGTACGCGGGCAGGTGA
- a CDS encoding glutamine synthetase family protein has translation MAARAANGPGSAPLSWAELERLVVAGDVDTVIVAFTDMQGRLAGKRVSGRFFVDEVAGHGAECCSYLLAVDADLNTVPGYVMSSWDTGYGDMVMMPDLGTLRRIPWLPGTALVLADLGWADGSAVTVAPRAILRRQLDRLHERGLAADVATELEFLVFDEPYRQAWASRYRDLTPASDYNIDYAILASSRMEPLLRDIRLGMEGAGLRFEAVKGECNRGQQEIGFRYGDAMVTCDNHAIYKNGAKEIADQHGKSLTFMAKYDEREGNSCHVHLSLRASDGSAVFADSGHPHGMSSTFCSFLAGQLATLREFTLFFAPNINSYKRFADGSFAPTALVWGLDNRTCALRVVGRGRSIRVECRVAGGDVNQYLAVAAMIAGGLYGIERGLQLPNPYAGNAYRAADVQRLPTTLAEAAALFGESALAREAFGDDVVAHYLNNARVEVAAFNAAVTDWERMRGFERL, from the coding sequence ATGGCTGCACGCGCTGCGAACGGTCCCGGGTCTGCGCCGTTGTCGTGGGCCGAGCTGGAACGGCTGGTCGTCGCCGGCGATGTCGACACCGTCATCGTGGCGTTCACCGACATGCAGGGTCGGCTGGCCGGCAAACGGGTGTCGGGCCGATTCTTCGTCGACGAGGTGGCCGGCCACGGCGCCGAATGCTGCAGCTATTTGCTGGCCGTCGATGCCGACCTGAACACGGTGCCCGGTTATGTGATGTCGAGTTGGGACACCGGCTACGGCGACATGGTGATGATGCCGGACCTGGGCACCCTGCGACGCATTCCCTGGCTGCCGGGCACCGCGCTGGTGCTGGCCGACCTGGGTTGGGCCGACGGCAGCGCGGTCACCGTCGCGCCGCGCGCCATCCTGCGTCGCCAGCTTGACCGGCTCCACGAGCGCGGACTGGCCGCCGACGTCGCCACCGAGCTGGAGTTCCTGGTGTTCGACGAGCCCTATCGCCAGGCGTGGGCAAGCCGCTATCGGGATCTGACGCCGGCCAGCGACTACAACATCGACTACGCGATCCTGGCGTCGTCGAGGATGGAACCGCTGTTGCGCGACATCCGGCTGGGCATGGAGGGAGCGGGTCTGCGGTTCGAGGCCGTCAAGGGCGAATGCAACCGGGGTCAGCAGGAGATTGGATTTCGGTACGGCGACGCGATGGTCACCTGCGACAACCACGCCATCTACAAAAACGGTGCCAAGGAAATCGCCGACCAGCACGGCAAGAGCCTGACATTCATGGCGAAATACGATGAGCGCGAAGGTAACAGCTGTCATGTTCACCTGTCGCTGCGTGCCAGTGATGGCTCCGCGGTGTTCGCCGACAGCGGGCACCCGCACGGCATGTCCTCGACGTTTTGCAGCTTCCTCGCCGGCCAGTTGGCCACGTTGCGCGAGTTCACCCTATTCTTTGCGCCGAACATCAACTCCTACAAGCGATTTGCTGACGGCAGCTTCGCGCCTACCGCGCTGGTATGGGGATTGGACAATCGAACCTGCGCGCTTCGGGTGGTCGGCCGCGGCCGCAGCATCCGGGTCGAATGCCGGGTCGCCGGTGGCGACGTCAACCAGTACCTTGCGGTGGCGGCCATGATCGCCGGCGGACTGTACGGCATCGAACGAGGTCTGCAGCTTCCGAATCCTTATGCCGGCAACGCATATCGAGCCGCTGACGTGCAACGGTTGCCCACCACACTAGCCGAGGCAGCCGCGCTATTTGGGGAATCGGCGTTGGCGCGCGAAGCGTTTGGTGACGATGTCGTCGCGCATTACCTGAACAACGCCCGGGTCGAGGTGGCGGCGTTCAACGCGGCGGTGACCGATTGGGAAAGGATGCGTGGCTTTGAACGCCTCTAG
- the map gene encoding type I methionyl aminopeptidase, giving the protein MPSRTALSPGVLSPTLPVPKWIARPEYVGKPTAQEGTEPWVQTPEVIEKMRVAGRIAAGALAEAGKAVAPGVTTDELDRVAHEYMIDHGAYPSTLGYKGFPKSCCTSLNEVICHGIPDSTVIADGDIVNIDVTAYFDGVHGDTNATFLAGDVSEEHRLLVERTREATMRAINAVKPGRALSVIGRVIESYANRFGYSVVRDFTGHGIGTTFHNGLVVLHYDQPAVGTIMQPGMTFTIEPMINLGTLDYEIWDDGWTVVTKDRKWTAQFEHTVLVTDTGVEILTSA; this is encoded by the coding sequence TGGATCGCGCGCCCGGAATACGTCGGCAAGCCGACGGCCCAAGAGGGCACCGAGCCGTGGGTGCAGACGCCGGAGGTCATCGAGAAGATGCGCGTCGCCGGCCGGATCGCGGCCGGCGCGCTGGCCGAGGCGGGTAAGGCGGTCGCGCCCGGGGTGACCACCGACGAGCTTGACCGGGTCGCGCACGAGTACATGATCGACCACGGCGCGTATCCATCGACGCTGGGCTACAAGGGCTTCCCCAAGTCGTGCTGTACCTCGCTCAACGAGGTCATCTGCCATGGCATCCCGGACTCGACGGTGATCGCCGACGGCGACATCGTCAACATCGATGTCACGGCCTACTTCGACGGGGTGCACGGCGACACCAACGCGACGTTCCTGGCCGGCGACGTCTCCGAAGAGCACCGCCTGCTGGTCGAGCGAACCCGCGAGGCGACGATGCGCGCCATTAACGCCGTCAAGCCCGGGCGCGCGCTGTCGGTGATTGGCCGGGTCATCGAGTCGTATGCAAATCGGTTCGGGTACAGCGTGGTTCGCGACTTCACCGGTCACGGCATCGGCACCACGTTTCACAACGGGCTGGTGGTCTTGCATTACGACCAGCCCGCAGTCGGCACCATCATGCAGCCGGGCATGACGTTCACCATCGAGCCGATGATCAACCTGGGCACACTGGACTACGAAATCTGGGACGACGGTTGGACGGTGGTCACCAAGGACCGCAAGTGGACCGCGCAGTTCGAACACACCGTGCTGGTCACCGACACCGGCGTCGAGATCCTCACGTCGGCATGA